The Anabrus simplex isolate iqAnaSimp1 chromosome 6, ASM4041472v1, whole genome shotgun sequence genome includes the window TTTGTTGCTACATGGGACCCTGCATTTAAGGAGTTCATCAATTTGCACAAGCCAAGCTTTCTTCTTGTAGATGTTGATTTGCCTAGTGTTCTTTCCAGTTTTCAGGAGACTGTTAATGTCACAGTAGCTGAAATATTTGTCTACTGCCAGGTACTGTTTGCCCTCAGTTTGGATCTGCCTTGTGTCAGCCTGGAGAAGGTGGAATTAGATATTTCTGTTATATATGCTTTTACAGTGGGTAGAAAGTTATATAAGAGGAGGTGTAGATTTCTGGCCTTAAACTATCTCATGCACATAAGTAGTGGAAGTAGTGAGAATACAAGATTGCCCACACTACCGCTGAATTCTATAGACTTTGGAGTTGGAGTGGACATCAGGCACGTTGTGACTGTTATGGCAGCATCGTGGTACCTCCTGGAATGTAAAGACACCTACTCAGAAGACTGGATTCGTGTATTCTTACTTTATTCAGCTATGATAGAAATATTACCTCTCAAGAACAGAGGCTGCCCTGTTCCTAGAGAAACACAATCAGCTGGTCTCCTTGCTTTTATTAGAAAGATCCAATTCTATATGAAATGTGCTCTAGCTCAGTTTGAAGGAAGTGAGTTCCTTTATGACAAAGTGTCAGATCTCTGGCATGGGAACTTGTTTATCAATATACTTGAGCACATAAATTCTGTTCTCAGAAATCCAGGTGATCTTGGAATTCGCTCTTCAGAAGTTTACATGAGACTTGCAGAAGAGGTCTACATAGTTTCAGGAAAACCATTTGAGGCATTTCCCATCATTACAGAGAACCTTGAATGGAACAAGCCCAGAACAGTCAGCAAGAAGGGAGAAGTAGCGCAACCTGAAACTCCTCCTTTGTGTCTGCCTTTGGAAAAGCTTTTACCTACATCATGCCAGCTTAGCTGGGAATTTTGTGGTGACCTCTTGCATGAAGTGCGCCAACAAGTTTCAGAATATGATGCTAGAATACATACATTTATAACTAAAGAGGCAAGTTACACTGAAGTGCATCATTGGCATTCTCATTTTCCACTCACTGATGAACAAGATCGCATCAAAAATTCAATAATACAACCCACCAATGATTATGAAAGGCGGAAGTATGAAAGACTGCGCAATAAGATGGCAAAATTTATGGATACGTATGGTGCTAGCATAGAAGGAAGACAGACTATTTCTAAAACAATTATCTGCAAGAGTAGAATTAATTCTAAGAAAGTGTCAAAGGAGAAGAAATTGAGTAAAAATGCTTTGAAAATCATACAAGCCAATATAGAAGGGAAGGAAAAAGATGCTaagaaagttgaagatgaaatGCTTGATAATTTCAAAGACAATTTTAAGAAATGGAAGCAGAAGGGAGAATATGCAGTAGCTTTAGAAAGTGCAAAAATCCTAAGGAAGAAGATAACCAATGAAGAGGGTATTAGGAGAATCTTAATGTACATAGCACAGTGCTGTAACTTGCTCTGGTGCGACGAGTGTAGAATGAAGAAGAAAACAGCAGAAAGAGATCTTACTTACGCAAAGGAATTGTTTCTTGTTGTGGGACAGATCCTTACAAGATCAAAAGAAACTGGGATTCCCCTCTCTGATACTCAAAAGACAGACCTTGGAAAATGGCTTTGGCGCCTAGGCTTTGGAGAAGTAGCTAACCTCTGGAAACTGCCGAGACCCGTAAGAGATGATGCCACTTTTGAAGTGGGTTTGTCTTGGGTGCGATTCCAATTGATACATCTTGGAGCTGATCTAAAGAGAAAGAGTACAGGTGAAAAAGATCCTCGAGTGGACTTCGTTCCTGATCGTTGGCAAAAAGAATTATTTGATATAATAGACCAGCGCAAGTCTGCCTTGATAGTTGCTCCAACATCATCAGGAAAGACTTATGCCAGTTATTACTGCATGGAGACTATATTGACTGAAGATGATGAAGGTGTGGTGGTGTATGTTTCGCCAACCAAAGCTTTAGTGAATCAGGTGGCAGCCACTGTTTATTCTCGCTTTAAAGGTAAACGTATGCCAGATGGTAAATCTGTTTTCGGAGTGTTCACTCGTGACTATCGGACTGACGATATGAACTGTCAGATATTGGTTACTGTTCCCCAGTGCTTGGAAGTGCTTCTGCTTTCTCCTCGGAGACAAGCTTGGGTCAGAAAGCTAAGGTATGTTATTTTTGATGAAATACATTGCCTTGCTGGACAGGCAGGAGGAATTTCTTGGGAGACATGTATCCTAATGATGAGATGCCCATTCCTTGCATTGTCTGCCACTATTGGAAATCCTAAACAGTTTCACACATGGTTGCAAGATGCAGAGAActttaagagagagagagatcgaCTGGATAAATGTGAGAGATCATCTTACAAAGTTCACTTGGTTGTTCACTCTGAACGACACAGCGATCTCAAGAAGTACATTTACACTTCTGAAGGGGATATGATTCACATTCACCCATATGCCTACATAGATGAAACAGTTATCAGGGAACACAATGGTATTCCAAATCACATTTCATTAGCCCCAGAAGAGACTTTTCAACTATATATGGCCATGGAGACAGCATCTAAGGCAAGCGACGCAGTTCTTTCATACAAACCTGAAACTTACTTCAGCCAGACAAGTTTTTTGACTAGAAATGAAGTTAGGGAGTATGAAAACAAATTAAGGTCTCTTTTGCAGAATTGGGTTGTTGAAGATATGGAGACATACAGTGCAGTTATTGCCAAGCTGAAATTGCCACTGGAACAGGCCAACATTTATGAAATTGGATTTCATTTTGTAGCATCAAAATTTTTGAAGTTTATTCAGAAACTAAAAGAGAAACAGATGCTCCCAACCATTTTCTTCCGGTTTGATAAAGGTGATCTTGATTACCTTTTTGCACATTTTGTTGCATATTGTTCTCCTTTGGAGATTGATATTAATGTTTCAAGTAACTCTAGTAAGAGCAATGATGTTAGTGAAGAAAACAAGAAACATGTTAAATCCTTGTGTAGAACTGGTGGTCGAGCATCGGATGTAATGGAGATAGCATTTCGAGCTGGGGATTTCTCCCTGAGAAGGAGACAGCCATTTATCGACAACAGGTCTTTGGGTTTACTGGAAGACACTTCAAGTAGTTCAATAAGAAATGTGGGATTTGCTGATAAAAATGATGTGGCATTTATTGAGAGAAGGCTAATCCAGTCAGGATATAAAAGGGACGATGAATTTCCCAGTGGCTTGCGAGCTGGTCTAGGTAAACATCACGCTGCCATGAATTCTAAGGAGAGGAGTGCTGTGGAAATGCTATTTAGGATGAAAGTCCTGAATGGTGTACTTGCTACATCTACACTGGCCCTTGGTATTCACATGCCTTGCAAGACTGTAGTCATTGGTGGGAATAGTTTATTCTTCAACACTTTGACTTATCATCAGATGTCTGGAAGAGCAGGGCGCAGAGGATTTGATACAGAGGGTAACGTTGTGTTCTTTGGCacggaagaaaggaagatcagaacaCTTTTGACTGGGAGATTGCCAGATATGATAGGCAACTTCCCTTTGACTGTGACTCTTGTCCTGCGTTTGCTGCTGCTGGTGAACGACGTGTCCGAGAAAGGTGTTGCCAAGAAGGATTCCAAGAGTGAAGCTATGTCAAGGTAAGCATGTCTTTTATGCTAAATCTCAGTTCCTTTCATCCTTGTTTGGAAAAAAACGTTGTTTGGATGTTTcatgataattacaggccagtcagcttgatatgtgttgTATATAACCTTGCATAATTACAGGCATATAAATTTGCATGCATCTTTCACTTCCATGTTATGCAGTATTAAGGTTTGGATTTTTATGCTGTAATATTTTTATCCTGGTCTCTTTCTTACAGACCTGAGTTTAATTTCTAGCTGTTTTGGATCCTTTGCCTCACTTTTTATTGGCCATACAAGTGCATACTTTACATTATATTTGACCATAATAATAGCCTTACATTATGTTTGACAATAATAATAGCCTATGTTTTCAAGTACTATTCAAATGTTTCATGCCAAGCAATCTTATTTGTTTgcttattttgaatttcctttccataatttttgctagtggtttaacatcgcactaacgcaTCTAAGGGAAAGttgtgaccgtggccttagttcaggtacatccctagcatttgtaTGGTACAAAAATGAGAAATCACGTGAAACCAATTTCAAgtctgctgatggtgggattcgaacccatcatttccTGAAAGCAAGGTTTCAGCTGTGAGACCCAAACTGCATGGCCAATCCACTTGGTTTAGGAATATTTTGTGGCTGAGTGGTTTGAGGGTACTGTAATGGGTTTAGCATGCTGTTAGTTGTCAAACTAGAAATGTTGGGAATGTTAGTCTTCTCAGCAGGTTTTTGACAGTTTCATTAGcaacttatctatatatatatataaaataaagagttttgtctgtacattgctcagaatttaaaaagaatggtatttctgtatcggacgagtccacagtaaaatgaaaatgccctttttaattttctatcatttctgtctgtatgcatgtacgtaaagagaatttaatgaaaatcggcatgttaaGTCAGGGAATGAACTTTACCATTGGATTACAGTCACTTAAGTATTAAAATTTCATGATTCTGATCAAATTCAAATGAATATTAGATGCTTGACCAAAGTTAACCTAGCACTTAACCACTAGCAGTACCTTTCTCAAGGAACTCACAGCTAGGTTATGCTACAACCAGCGCTACCTTTTGCCCAAACTTATGATCAGCTTGCAACGAAGGTCCACAACCAGCCACTGCCACAACTACCCTGGCTGGTACCATCTATCGATAAATTcatgaacttttaaaaaatctTGTAATTAGTTCCCACTTACTCTTCCGTTCATCCAGAAAGTTACTTGTTACCTCAGAATAATTATTATTCACTACACTGAAATAAGTTATCAAACTCTTACTCAttttatagcaccacaatattcttTAAATATGGAAGACTCCAACAAACGAACATTAATTGTGTAACTTGCATTCAACACTTCGTtgagtcagaaataaattctgccGATATCAACCTCATTCAGGTTAAATTAAACAGATTGCTCTCCACCAACAAATAATTCAAGCAAATTCAAAGCCAACTAGAGTCGCATGATGAAGAACATGAGGAATCTAACACGATCTAccgagaagaagatgaagaagaagaagaagcaattgACTTGCCGGAGGCCAAATTAAGAAAGGCCACCACTCGACAAAACATGTCAGGGAATGAAGAAGTGGTCGGTCATAACCATGTGGCATGCCTAAAATTATAAAAGTAACAAAAATAAATCTCCCTAACTTTAATGGGTTTCTAATTACCTGGTTGCATTTCAGAGACATGTTTGAAGGCCTGGTGGTCAACAATAATAACCTATTAAACATACAGAAATTCCACTACTTGCTCTCCTCTCTGAAGAACGAAGCCAAGGACAGCGTAAGAAACATTAGCATTTCTGACACCAACTTTCTGGTCAATCGttatcttttatttctttttttgctatggctttacatcgcatcgacacagataggtcttatggtgacaatgagacaggaaagggctaggactgggaaggaagcggctgtggccttaattaaggtacagccccagcatttgcctggtgtgaaattgggaaaccatggaaaaccatcttcagggctgccgacagtgggattcaaacccactgtctcccgaatactggatactggccgcacttaagcgactgcagctatcgagcttggtgcacgTTATCATTCACCCAAATTAATTGCAGCTGAACAAATTAGGCAACCTACGGAAACTTAAAATAAAATAGTTTCAACTGAGAGTGAAATATGTAAGTTCACCAACACattctgatgcaagtgtaatggaatagtataacttggaaacaattctctaaacccatgggtaagtATTGAAATATCgagctcaattattattattacatacctgccaactttcccgatttaggcaggagactcccgattttcgacagttcttCCCGGgctcctgattattctattatttctcgtGAGTTTAGcttacatttgttttcaaatcacgctatttcatttattttttacgccagtggccgcaagtcctttgctcattggccgcttccaaatatcaacgtttattaatGCAAAAAAATGTGCGTGAATGtgcgagggatactgactggagggtgattggggatttaaatgagactatggagtgggtatgtgggaaactgggagtgaaatttctagatcctaatgggtgggtaggagaaagggatctgcgctcggatggccttcatttaaaccgcagtggtacgtataagttaggaaatttgtttggaagggtaatagggaggtacattcagggaaacgggatggcctagggagcggtgataagggaatagggaactggaaatcaagtagggatgacataaaattgttagtgttgaactgtagaagtattgtaaagaaaggaatagaattaagtaatttaatagatatatatttaccagatattgtaataggagttgaatcatggctgagaaatgatataatggatgcagaaattttctcacggcactggagtgtgtatcgtagagataggataggaaaggtgggagggggagttttcattctggtgaaagaagaatttgtaagctacgaaaaagttaaagatgagacacatgaaattttaggtgtaaggctcatttttaaagataataggcaacttgatatatttggagtgtacagatcgggaaagggtagcactgatgcggattcggaattatttgataggatagtcagctatgtgggaaatgacatggaaagaaatgtgattgtagcgggagatctgaatttgccagatgtcaattgggaaggaaatgcgaacgacaggaagcatgaccaacaaatggcaaataagttaatatgggaaggacagctgattcagaaagtgatggaaccaaccagagggaaaaatattctggatgtggtgctgataaaaccagatgagctctatagggaaactgaagtaatagatggtattagtgatcatgaagctgtttttgtggtagttaaaaataaatgtgatagaaaggaaggtcttaaaagtaggactgttaggcagtaccatatggctgataaagcaggtatgaggcagtttctaaaaagtaactatgatcggtggaaaatggtaaataaaactgtaaacag containing:
- the LOC136876438 gene encoding probable ATP-dependent RNA helicase DDX60 — encoded protein: MMDFEYDSDSSDVQSPGISSSDDEDCVMMDGNEGEGTPDIDAVILQLEAELKVEEKVKLPEGEQLTEDEILYYYQSLFEEFAVLRYEDITNLIVDGNMSLICGDSLLLSCMRNDYHTQNGGQLLHLVYLCERLIQLLQRKRGTFEFVFFDIWRQTLVDESLSLARSVLETHLKKNTNIKVHHFVATWDPAFKEFINLHKPSFLLVDVDLPSVLSSFQETVNVTVAEIFVYCQVLFALSLDLPCVSLEKVELDISVIYAFTVGRKLYKRRCRFLALNYLMHISSGSSENTRLPTLPLNSIDFGVGVDIRHVVTVMAASWYLLECKDTYSEDWIRVFLLYSAMIEILPLKNRGCPVPRETQSAGLLAFIRKIQFYMKCALAQFEGSEFLYDKVSDLWHGNLFINILEHINSVLRNPGDLGIRSSEVYMRLAEEVYIVSGKPFEAFPIITENLEWNKPRTVSKKGEVAQPETPPLCLPLEKLLPTSCQLSWEFCGDLLHEVRQQVSEYDARIHTFITKEASYTEVHHWHSHFPLTDEQDRIKNSIIQPTNDYERRKYERLRNKMAKFMDTYGASIEGRQTISKTIICKSRINSKKVSKEKKLSKNALKIIQANIEGKEKDAKKVEDEMLDNFKDNFKKWKQKGEYAVALESAKILRKKITNEEGIRRILMYIAQCCNLLWCDECRMKKKTAERDLTYAKELFLVVGQILTRSKETGIPLSDTQKTDLGKWLWRLGFGEVANLWKLPRPVRDDATFEVGLSWVRFQLIHLGADLKRKSTGEKDPRVDFVPDRWQKELFDIIDQRKSALIVAPTSSGKTYASYYCMETILTEDDEGVVVYVSPTKALVNQVAATVYSRFKGKRMPDGKSVFGVFTRDYRTDDMNCQILVTVPQCLEVLLLSPRRQAWVRKLRYVIFDEIHCLAGQAGGISWETCILMMRCPFLALSATIGNPKQFHTWLQDAENFKRERDRLDKCERSSYKVHLVVHSERHSDLKKYIYTSEGDMIHIHPYAYIDETVIREHNGIPNHISLAPEETFQLYMAMETASKASDAVLSYKPETYFSQTSFLTRNEVREYENKLRSLLQNWVVEDMETYSAVIAKLKLPLEQANIYEIGFHFVASKFLKFIQKLKEKQMLPTIFFRFDKGDLDYLFAHFVAYCSPLEIDINVSSNSSKSNDVSEENKKHVKSLCRTGGRASDVMEIAFRAGDFSLRRRQPFIDNRSLGLLEDTSSSSIRNVGFADKNDVAFIERRLIQSGYKRDDEFPSGLRAGLGKHHAAMNSKERSAVEMLFRMKVLNGVLATSTLALGIHMPCKTVVIGGNSLFFNTLTYHQMSGRAGRRGFDTEGNVVFFGTEERKIRTLLTGRLPDMIGNFPLTVTLVLRLLLLVNDVSEKGVAKKDSKSEAMSRALTYLNCNLVYQNIPELKEQMKHFFAFSTQLLMLQGILDHNGNPQKVCGILTHLHYHEPGNMVLVYLLRSGALRRLCKTYNGKITRETELNLVLLLSHLFARLPLHSTCLKQKYKNSIVILPPLPETVADDVKVYNEEVKFMYDHYFRCVANHIANKFGDDDTLPLSGVRFGPAEPVVLQPQGVEAAIFAENIPRTICSQFAALSGHSDTRLYSTTNVISTIRHQVFTDVKVIPLLDCSVQLNGYAWDFYNHGILASVINDNGILSGDAFKLLTDFRLMLCTVCMCLEEIGIGPEDDPVLCTFQTVSKKFNQLYYREFNITEKI